A single window of Ovis canadensis isolate MfBH-ARS-UI-01 breed Bighorn chromosome 15, ARS-UI_OviCan_v2, whole genome shotgun sequence DNA harbors:
- the LOC138420392 gene encoding olfactory receptor 51G2-like, with product MADSNHTGTSFFLTGLPGLEAVHRWLSIPLCAMYVAALAGNSLILWVVRSEPSLHQPMYYFLSMLAMTDLGLSASTLPTMLSIYILGAREVALDVCLAQLFFIHTFSIMESSVLLAMAFDRLVAISKPLHYGTMLTSPRIARLGLAIVVRSIGLHIPAPIMLKQLPYCRTRLLSHSYCLHPDVMKLACADTHINSVYGLFVVLSTLGVDSVLIVLSYGLILQTVLSIASKAERLKALNTCVSHICAVLLFYTPMIGLSMIHRFGRRASPSSHVLLSYLHFLTPPVLNPVVYTIKTRQIRLRMLHLFRSDGTNIRDAQDR from the coding sequence ATGGCAGACTCCAACCACACTGGCACCTCCTTCTTCCTCACAGGTCTGCCAGGCCTTGAAGCTGTGCACAGGTGGCTCTCCATTCCTCTGTGTGCCATGTATGTGGCTGCTCTGGCAGGAAACAGCCTGATCCTGTGGGTGGTGAGGTCAGAGCCCTCCCTGCACCAGCCCATGTACTACTTCCTGTCCATGTTGGCTATGACTGACCTGGGGCTGTCTGCCTCCACCCTGCCCACCATGCTCTCCATCTACATACTGGGAGCCAGGGAGGTGGCCCTGGATGTGTGTCTGGCCCAGCTCTTCTTCATCCACACCTTCTCAATCATGGAGTCCTCTGTGCTGCTGGCCATGGCTTTCGACCGTTTGGTAGCCATCAGCAAGCCTCTGCACTACGGTACCATGCTCACGAGCCCCAGGATTGCCAGGCTGGGCCTAGCCATTGTGGTACGCAGCATCGGCCTCCACATCCCAGCCCCCATCATGCTGAAGCAGCTGCCTTACTGCAGGACTCGCCTGCTGTCCCACTCCTACTGCCTGCACCCAGACGTCATGAAGCTGGCCTGTGCTGACACCCATATCAACAGCGTCTACGGTCTCTTTGTGGTGCTGTCCACACTGGGGGTGGACTCTGTGCTCATTGTCCTGTCCTATGGGCTCATCCTCCAGACAGTGTTGTCCATTGCATCCAAGGCCGAGCGCCTCAAAGCCCTCAACACTTGTGTCTCCCACATCTGTGCTGTGCTGCTCTTCTACACACCTATGATTGGCCTGTCCATGATCCACAGATTTGGCAGACGAGCCTCCCCTTCCAGCCATGTGCTGCTCTCTTATCTGCACTTTCTCACACCTCCAGTGCTCAACCCAGTGGTTTATACCATTAAGACCAGGCAGATCCGACTGAGGATGCTGCACCTCTTCCGCTCAGATGGGACCAACATCAGAGATGCTCAGGATCGTTAA
- the LOC138420730 gene encoding olfactory receptor 51L1-like produces MATANASNILSSTFYLTGIPGYEEFHHWISIPFCLLYLVGIMGNCTILHIVQTDPRLHEPMYYFLAMLSLTDMGMSLPTMISLFRVLWSLSREIQFNTCVVQMFFIHTFSFTESSVLLAMALDRYVAICHPLRYATILTPTLITKIGIAALLRSAFAMIPLLARLAFFPFCHSHILSHSYCLHQDMIRLACADTKFNVIYGLVLITLLWGMDSLGIFVSYIFILHSVLKISSQEGRFKALNTCASHICAVLILYVPMIGLSIVHRFAKHSSPLIHIFMAHIYLLVPPVLNPIIYSVKNKQIRQGILHLLFPLRISSSLM; encoded by the coding sequence ATGGCAACTGCAAACGCCAGCAATATCCTGTCCTCCACCTTCTATCTCACAGGTATCCCTGGATATGAGGAATTTCACCACTGGATTTCCATCCCATTCTGTCTCCTCTACCTTGTTGGAATCATGGGTAACTGTACTATCCTACATATTGTCCAGACAGACCCCAGGCTCCATGAGCCCATGTACTACTTCTTGGCCATGCTTTCTCTCACTGACATGGGCATGTCCTTGCCCACAATGATATCACTCTTCAGGGTGCTGTGGTCCTTATCCAGGGAGATCCAGTTCAACACTTGTGTAGTCCAAATGTTTTTCATTCACACTTTCTCCTTCACTGAGTCATCTGTGCTCTTGGCCATGGCCCTTGACCGAtatgtggccatctgccaccCCCTAAGATACGCTACCATTCTCACTCCAACCCTCATCACAAAAATTGGAATTGCAGCCCTGCTTAGAAGTGCCTTTGCCATGATTCCACTTCTAGCCCGGCtggctttctttcccttctgccACTCTCACATCCTTTCTCATTCTTACTGTCTACATCAGGACATGATCCGCCTTGCTTGTGCTGACACTAAGTTTAATGTTATTTATGGGTTAGTTCTGATCACTTTGCTGTGGGGAATGGACTCTCTGGGTATTTTTGTGTCTTATATTTTCATCCTTCACTCAGTATTAAAAATTTCATCTCAGGAGGGGAGATTTAAGGCCCTCAACACATGTGCATCTCACATCTGTGCTGTACTTATTCTTTATGTGCCTATGATTGGGCTCTCTATTGTCCATCGTTTTGCTAAACACTCATCCCCCCTCATCCACATCTTCATGGCTCATATCTACCTGCTAGTTCCACCTGTGCTCAACCCAATCATCTATAGTGTGAAGAACAAGCAGATCCGCCAAGGAATTCTCCACCTGCTTTTCCCCCTAAGAATCAGTTCTTCTTTGATGTAG